The Sphingomicrobium sp. genome has a window encoding:
- the cpaB gene encoding Flp pilus assembly protein CpaB — MDVKKLALLVGALVIAVITAVMAKNMFAGAAAPQAAAAPAVPVGPKVLVAKKALPVGTIIDADSFTLQPWPKELMQNAYYVEGQPDGDPKRLLGTVVRYAITAGQPVTRGSLVGPQDRGFLAAALSPGMRAITVPVNASSGVAGFVFPGDRVDMVLTQQVTGGGDGPPLKVSETIVRNVRVLATDQRITDKDADGKTEVRAFSNVTIEVTPRIAEKVAVAQSVGQLSLSLRSIADTSADLQRAVASGDIKVPNNASPLQERQMLLAYAGRPMDNNTTFTTGGDVSRFQRRSVPAKTAEAPAASPASAGVPGAAPVRVGPVVRVARGNDVTVVPVGAR, encoded by the coding sequence ATGGATGTGAAAAAGCTCGCTCTGCTCGTTGGAGCGCTGGTTATCGCGGTGATCACCGCCGTGATGGCCAAGAACATGTTTGCTGGCGCCGCCGCGCCGCAGGCTGCCGCGGCGCCCGCAGTGCCGGTCGGTCCCAAGGTGCTGGTCGCCAAGAAGGCGCTGCCCGTCGGCACGATCATCGATGCCGACAGCTTCACCCTCCAGCCCTGGCCCAAGGAGCTGATGCAGAACGCTTACTACGTCGAAGGCCAGCCCGACGGCGATCCCAAGCGCCTGCTCGGCACCGTCGTTCGCTACGCCATCACCGCCGGCCAGCCGGTCACCCGGGGCTCCCTCGTCGGCCCGCAGGACCGCGGCTTCCTGGCTGCGGCGCTCAGCCCCGGCATGCGCGCCATCACCGTCCCGGTGAATGCATCATCGGGCGTCGCCGGTTTCGTCTTTCCGGGCGACCGCGTCGACATGGTGCTGACGCAGCAGGTAACCGGCGGCGGCGACGGGCCTCCGCTCAAGGTGTCCGAAACGATCGTCCGCAACGTCCGCGTCCTCGCGACCGACCAGCGGATCACCGACAAGGACGCCGACGGCAAAACGGAAGTCCGCGCCTTCTCCAACGTCACGATCGAAGTGACTCCGCGGATCGCCGAAAAGGTTGCGGTCGCGCAGAGCGTCGGTCAGCTGTCGCTGTCGCTGCGCTCCATCGCGGACACCAGCGCCGACCTTCAGCGTGCGGTCGCATCGGGCGACATCAAGGTCCCCAACAATGCCTCGCCCCTGCAGGAGCGGCAGATGCTGCTCGCTTATGCCGGCCGCCCGATGGACAACAATACGACCTTCACGACGGGTGGCGACGTGTCGCGCTTCCAGCGCCGCAGCGTCCCGGCGAAGACCGCCGAAGCGCCTGCCGCCTCGCCGGCAAGCGCTGGCGTGCCGGGGGCTGCCCCGGTCCGCGTCGGCCCGGTGGTCCGTGTTGCTCGTGGCAATGATGTCACCGTCGTTCCGGTGGGAGCTCGCTAA
- a CDS encoding LytTR family DNA-binding domain-containing protein, with product MRLKPAAFLVGFSALTFVVTVLAIGFYNYRTLTLAGEEPSFRSMLVWQGIIYGFWIPVGFWVWQLFRSRGLVARAITKYLVAGALIIPLHAILSMLAFDTHWATPGSIDLKSLAAQRAHVDFLLYASFGILALAAFFQARAAEEAESAADLKSALGAARVALARKEQRPDRLERMQVSVGSRGAIVEVSAVEWFGSAGNYVVVNWNGQEGLIRESLQNIERGLDPDLFARAHRGSLVNLSAVAAADSLSDGSWRLTMKSGAEIVVSRTYRDAILARLGRKPSSSPTR from the coding sequence ATGCGGCTTAAACCCGCGGCGTTCCTGGTCGGCTTTTCCGCCCTCACCTTTGTCGTCACCGTCCTGGCCATCGGATTCTACAACTATCGCACACTGACCCTGGCCGGAGAGGAACCCTCGTTCCGAAGCATGCTGGTGTGGCAGGGCATCATCTACGGCTTTTGGATTCCGGTCGGGTTCTGGGTTTGGCAATTGTTCAGAAGCCGCGGGCTGGTCGCCCGGGCAATCACCAAATATCTCGTCGCCGGCGCGCTCATCATCCCACTGCACGCAATTCTGTCCATGCTCGCTTTCGACACGCATTGGGCGACGCCGGGCTCGATCGACTTGAAGTCGCTGGCTGCGCAGCGGGCGCATGTCGACTTCCTACTCTACGCAAGCTTCGGGATCCTCGCCTTGGCTGCATTCTTCCAGGCGCGCGCTGCAGAGGAGGCCGAGTCCGCGGCCGACCTCAAGTCCGCTCTGGGCGCGGCCCGCGTCGCCCTCGCCCGCAAAGAGCAGCGGCCCGATCGCCTCGAGCGTATGCAGGTTTCCGTGGGCTCCCGCGGTGCGATCGTCGAGGTCTCCGCGGTCGAGTGGTTCGGTTCGGCCGGCAACTACGTGGTAGTGAACTGGAACGGGCAGGAAGGCCTCATCCGGGAATCGCTCCAGAATATTGAGAGGGGTCTTGATCCCGACCTTTTCGCGCGCGCCCACCGCGGCTCGTTGGTCAACCTCAGCGCGGTTGCAGCGGCGGACTCCCTCTCCGATGGATCGTGGCGGCTGACCATGAAGTCCGGCGCCGAAATCGTCGTGAGCCGCACATACCGCGACGCCATCCTCGCGCGTCTCGGAAGAAAACCGAGTTCATCGCCGACTCGTTGA
- a CDS encoding FAD-dependent oxidoreductase: MSDFDVIIVGGGIAGASLGAEIAAKRRTLIVEAEDQCGYHSTGRSAAFYLESYGGADVAKLTRASRAFLDSPPPEFAAGSFLRVRGDLHITTDELPNLPSSVEVRVVERAELARLIPGIRPQWRRALFEAGCADIDVARLHAAYLAQFRRRGGQIMTGARFQSADRRGGGWHVRLETGDSLTASLLVNAAGAWADDIARTSGARPLGVLPKRRTMVQLRVGRTGLKDLPLVDAADGTFYFKGEGDSSVWLSPHDEIATDPCDAAPEELDVAVAIDRFEQVVDWPIERVERTWAGLRSFAPDRLPVYGFAPEVDDFFWCAGQGGFGIQTAPAAAKMAAAVLLDADPDASISHIDPKEFAPGRLVSDL; encoded by the coding sequence GTGAGCGATTTTGACGTCATTATCGTCGGCGGCGGCATCGCCGGAGCGAGCCTTGGCGCGGAGATCGCCGCCAAGCGGCGTACGCTGATCGTCGAGGCGGAAGACCAGTGCGGCTATCATTCGACCGGGCGCTCGGCGGCATTCTACCTCGAAAGCTATGGCGGTGCCGACGTCGCTAAGCTCACCCGCGCATCACGCGCTTTCCTCGATTCGCCGCCTCCGGAATTCGCCGCGGGGAGCTTTCTGCGGGTACGCGGCGATCTCCACATTACTACGGACGAGTTGCCGAACTTGCCCAGCTCTGTGGAAGTCCGCGTGGTGGAGCGGGCCGAGCTCGCAAGGCTGATCCCGGGAATTCGGCCGCAGTGGCGGAGAGCCTTGTTCGAAGCAGGCTGCGCAGACATCGACGTCGCGCGGCTGCACGCGGCGTACCTCGCTCAGTTCCGGCGCCGCGGCGGGCAGATCATGACTGGGGCACGTTTCCAGTCCGCCGACCGCCGCGGCGGTGGTTGGCATGTGCGGCTGGAAACAGGCGATTCGCTTACTGCTTCATTGCTCGTGAACGCCGCAGGAGCCTGGGCCGACGATATAGCACGGACATCGGGTGCGAGGCCGCTCGGCGTCCTGCCGAAGCGGCGGACGATGGTTCAGCTCCGGGTCGGCCGCACCGGCCTCAAGGACCTGCCGCTCGTCGATGCCGCCGACGGCACCTTTTACTTCAAGGGCGAAGGCGACAGTTCGGTCTGGCTGAGCCCGCACGACGAAATTGCCACAGACCCCTGTGATGCAGCGCCGGAAGAACTGGACGTCGCCGTCGCGATCGACCGATTCGAACAGGTCGTCGATTGGCCGATCGAGCGCGTCGAGCGTACCTGGGCAGGGCTCAGGAGCTTCGCGCCGGACCGGTTGCCGGTGTACGGCTTTGCGCCCGAAGTCGACGATTTCTTCTGGTGCGCCGGGCAGGGCGGTTTCGGTATCCAGACAGCGCCGGCGGCCGCCAAGATGGCGGCAGCAGTCCTGCTCGACGCCGATCCGGATGCTTCGATCAGTCATATCGATCCGAAGGAGTTCGCGCCCGGGCGGCTCGTCAGCGACCTTTGA
- the gcvPA gene encoding aminomethyl-transferring glycine dehydrogenase subunit GcvPA: protein MRYLPLSDADRGEMLRVIGASSVDELFRDVPEEVRLSGPVEGLPMHASEMAVERHMAARSRKNMVAGDVPFFLGCGAYKHHIPASVDHLIQRGEYLTSYTPYQPEIAQGTLQMLFEFQTQVARLYGCDVANASMYDGSTAMWEAIGMAARITRRKRSIVSSGVHPHYVSVATTMAKFTGDFLDTSLPELTAETDAERLIAAIDDSTSAVVVQYPDILGRVTDLTPIAEAAHAAGALLIAVVTEPVALGLIRSPGEMGADIVVGEGQSIGVGLQFGGPYVGLFATRDKYVRQMPGRLTGETVDAEGKRGFVLTLSTREQHIRREKATSNICTNSGLCALAFTIHMSLLGEKGLRQLASLNHARACDVAERLAAIPGVELVNDSFFNEFTIKLPVEARPAVHAMVEKGVLGGVSLGRLYPNAAALQNGLVIAVTETATDEDIAALEAALKEVVR from the coding sequence ATGCGTTACCTGCCACTGAGCGATGCCGATCGAGGCGAAATGCTTCGAGTGATCGGCGCCTCTTCCGTCGACGAGCTGTTCCGCGATGTGCCCGAAGAGGTTCGCCTCTCCGGTCCGGTGGAGGGCCTGCCGATGCACGCGTCGGAGATGGCCGTGGAGCGCCACATGGCGGCGCGTTCGCGCAAGAATATGGTCGCCGGCGACGTGCCCTTCTTCCTCGGCTGCGGCGCCTACAAGCATCATATTCCCGCGAGCGTCGATCATCTGATCCAGCGCGGCGAATATCTGACCAGCTACACGCCCTATCAGCCGGAAATCGCGCAGGGCACGCTGCAGATGCTGTTCGAATTCCAGACGCAGGTCGCGCGTCTTTACGGCTGCGATGTTGCCAATGCGTCCATGTACGATGGCTCGACCGCGATGTGGGAAGCGATCGGGATGGCGGCACGCATTACCCGGCGGAAGCGGTCGATCGTCTCGTCGGGCGTGCACCCTCATTATGTCAGCGTCGCCACGACGATGGCAAAGTTCACAGGCGACTTTCTCGACACGTCGCTGCCGGAGCTGACCGCCGAGACCGACGCGGAGCGCCTCATCGCCGCCATCGATGACAGCACTAGCGCCGTCGTCGTCCAATATCCCGACATTCTCGGCCGCGTCACCGACCTGACGCCGATCGCCGAAGCGGCGCATGCGGCCGGCGCGCTGCTGATCGCGGTCGTGACCGAGCCGGTCGCTCTCGGCCTTATCCGCTCGCCCGGTGAGATGGGCGCCGACATCGTCGTCGGCGAAGGCCAGTCGATCGGCGTCGGCTTGCAGTTCGGCGGGCCCTACGTCGGCCTGTTCGCAACCCGCGACAAATATGTCCGGCAGATGCCCGGCCGCCTCACCGGTGAGACCGTCGACGCCGAAGGCAAGCGCGGCTTCGTGCTGACGCTCTCGACCCGTGAGCAGCACATCCGGCGGGAGAAAGCGACGTCGAACATCTGCACGAATTCAGGCCTCTGCGCTCTGGCATTCACGATTCACATGAGCTTGCTCGGCGAGAAGGGCCTGCGCCAGCTCGCCTCTCTCAACCACGCCCGCGCGTGCGATGTCGCCGAGCGCCTCGCTGCAATTCCGGGCGTGGAGCTGGTCAACGACAGCTTTTTCAACGAATTCACGATCAAGCTTCCGGTCGAAGCGCGGCCGGCGGTTCACGCGATGGTCGAAAAAGGCGTGCTTGGCGGTGTCTCCCTCGGGCGGCTCTATCCCAATGCGGCTGCGCTCCAGAACGGGCTCGTGATCGCGGTCACGGAAACCGCGACCGACGAGGATATCGCCGCACTTGAAGCAGCCCTTAAGGAGGTCGTCCGATGA
- a CDS encoding prepilin peptidase, which produces MINGAFTDLLLLGLAALLVVAAVIDVRTFTISNRLNLTVALLAPVYWFSIALSPWPGMAIQLAAGLTVFVLLALAFYAGMMGGGDVKLAAALALWFSPEGTLRFLVLMSLAGGVLTLIVLAWHRARKREGRPEIPYGVAIAFGGLAILTQRFLNQFV; this is translated from the coding sequence ATGATCAACGGCGCATTTACCGATTTGCTGCTGCTCGGCCTCGCCGCGCTTCTGGTGGTCGCAGCCGTCATTGACGTGCGCACGTTCACCATTTCGAACCGGCTGAACCTGACGGTGGCTTTGCTCGCGCCGGTTTATTGGTTTTCGATCGCGCTCAGCCCGTGGCCGGGAATGGCGATCCAGCTCGCGGCCGGCTTGACGGTGTTCGTGCTGCTCGCGCTCGCATTTTACGCCGGGATGATGGGCGGTGGAGACGTCAAGCTGGCCGCCGCCCTCGCCCTTTGGTTTTCGCCCGAAGGAACGCTGCGTTTCCTCGTGCTGATGTCGTTGGCCGGCGGGGTTCTGACCCTGATCGTGCTTGCCTGGCACCGCGCCCGGAAGCGCGAGGGCAGGCCGGAAATTCCATACGGAGTCGCAATCGCGTTCGGCGGTCTCGCGATTCTCACCCAACGCTTTCTTAACCAATTTGTCTGA
- the gcvT gene encoding glycine cleavage system aminomethyltransferase GcvT: protein MNRVTHNGPTDDNQARGNPFSGDPEGGEGTQPQPLGKLPLDAWHRARGGRMVPFAAYEMPVQYEGIIAEHLWTRENAGLFDVSHMGQLLIHGRDVDAALETLMPGDFRAAKDMKPKYSLLLDDNGGIIDDLMVTRRGDDFYVVVNGATKHGDIEDMRRRLPGGVIVDYMKEQALLALQGPKAVDVLEAIVPGVAELGFMQAGPFQWNGHNLWISRSGYTGEDGFEISVPGTAVTELADAIVANPLAKPIGLGARDSLRLEAGLPLYGHDLDTETTPVMAGLNFAINKRRRAEGGFAGALRILAELENGAPQKRVGLNVEGRQPVREGARVLDGEGNEIGKVTSGGFSPSLQRPIAMAFVGASFAEPGTALKLEQRAKLFDAAVTEMPFVPHRYHRKGAA from the coding sequence ATGAACCGGGTCACTCACAACGGTCCCACCGACGACAATCAGGCGCGCGGCAATCCGTTCAGCGGCGATCCTGAAGGCGGCGAGGGCACGCAGCCGCAGCCGCTCGGCAAGCTTCCGCTCGATGCCTGGCACCGCGCCCGGGGCGGCCGCATGGTCCCGTTCGCCGCCTACGAGATGCCGGTCCAATATGAAGGGATCATCGCCGAGCATCTTTGGACTCGCGAGAATGCCGGCTTGTTCGACGTCAGCCACATGGGCCAGCTGCTGATTCACGGCAGGGATGTCGATGCCGCGCTTGAAACCTTGATGCCTGGCGACTTCCGCGCCGCCAAGGACATGAAGCCCAAATATTCGCTGCTCCTCGACGACAATGGCGGGATCATCGACGACCTCATGGTCACGCGCCGGGGCGACGATTTCTACGTCGTCGTCAACGGTGCCACCAAGCACGGCGACATCGAAGACATGCGCCGGCGGCTGCCTGGCGGGGTGATCGTCGACTATATGAAGGAGCAGGCGCTGCTCGCCCTGCAGGGGCCGAAGGCCGTCGATGTGCTGGAAGCGATCGTCCCCGGCGTAGCTGAGCTCGGCTTCATGCAGGCCGGCCCGTTCCAGTGGAACGGTCATAATTTGTGGATCAGCCGCTCCGGCTACACCGGCGAGGACGGCTTCGAAATCTCGGTCCCCGGCACTGCCGTGACCGAGCTCGCGGACGCGATCGTCGCCAACCCGCTCGCCAAGCCGATCGGCCTCGGTGCGCGCGACTCGCTGCGGCTCGAAGCCGGGCTGCCGCTCTACGGGCACGACCTCGACACGGAGACCACGCCGGTCATGGCGGGCCTCAACTTCGCCATCAACAAGCGGCGCCGAGCCGAAGGCGGTTTCGCCGGCGCGTTGCGGATCCTCGCAGAGCTGGAGAATGGCGCGCCGCAGAAGCGGGTCGGCCTGAACGTCGAAGGGCGCCAGCCGGTCCGCGAAGGCGCGCGGGTGCTGGACGGCGAAGGCAATGAAATCGGCAAGGTCACCAGCGGCGGCTTCTCGCCCTCGCTGCAGCGCCCGATCGCCATGGCCTTTGTGGGGGCTTCCTTCGCAGAGCCCGGCACCGCACTGAAGCTCGAGCAGCGCGCCAAGCTGTTCGACGCGGCGGTTACCGAAATGCCATTCGTACCCCACCGCTACCACCGCAAGGGAGCTGCCTGA
- the gcvH gene encoding glycine cleavage system protein GcvH: MSLYFTKEHEWIRVEGDTATIGISNHAQEALGDIVFAEVPEAGRKVAKGQEAAVVESVKAASDVYAPVSGEVVEGNSQVADDPSIVNSDPEGEGWFFKLKLDNPSELDGLMDEGAYREFLATL, from the coding sequence ATGAGCCTCTATTTCACCAAAGAGCATGAATGGATCCGCGTCGAAGGCGACACCGCCACGATCGGGATCTCCAACCATGCGCAGGAAGCGCTCGGCGACATCGTTTTCGCCGAGGTGCCGGAAGCCGGACGCAAGGTCGCGAAGGGCCAGGAAGCGGCGGTTGTCGAGTCGGTGAAAGCCGCGTCGGACGTCTACGCGCCGGTCTCCGGCGAGGTCGTGGAGGGCAACAGCCAGGTCGCGGACGATCCTTCGATCGTGAATAGCGATCCAGAGGGCGAAGGCTGGTTCTTCAAGCTCAAGCTCGACAATCCGTCGGAGCTCGACGGGTTGATGGACGAGGGCGCCTACCGCGAGTTTCTGGCGACGCTGTGA
- the rnhA gene encoding ribonuclease HI, which produces MSDPPFVEIFTDGACRGNPGPGGWAALLRMGATEKELSGGEKLTTNNRMELLAAINGLEALKRPCRVELYTDSIYVRDGITKWVHNWRRNGWRTSDKKPVKNAELWQQLLDAVAAHRIDWRWVKGHSGHPENDRVDALACAAADSFRSA; this is translated from the coding sequence GTGAGCGACCCGCCGTTCGTCGAGATCTTCACTGACGGTGCGTGCCGCGGAAATCCCGGTCCTGGCGGCTGGGCGGCGCTGCTGCGGATGGGCGCGACCGAAAAGGAGCTGTCCGGCGGCGAGAAGCTGACAACCAACAACCGAATGGAATTGCTCGCCGCCATCAATGGCCTCGAGGCGCTGAAGCGCCCTTGTCGTGTCGAACTCTACACGGACAGTATCTACGTTCGCGACGGGATCACCAAGTGGGTCCACAATTGGCGCCGCAACGGCTGGCGGACCTCCGACAAGAAGCCGGTGAAGAATGCCGAGCTTTGGCAGCAATTGCTCGACGCGGTCGCCGCGCACCGTATCGATTGGCGCTGGGTTAAAGGGCATAGCGGCCATCCGGAAAATGACCGCGTCGACGCCTTGGCTTGCGCGGCGGCGGACAGCTTTCGGTCCGCCTAG
- a CDS encoding methyltransferase domain-containing protein — translation MSPAAASTSKWDARDYARVGSFVAELGGAALDLLDPQPGERILDIGCGDGTLTRKIIERGASVLGIDNSEEMIAAARDKGVDAVLLAAENMQFLADFDAAFSNATLHWVLDKEQAARAIFRALKAGGRFAGETGGEGNLRKLRDALDEELVIRGYVPPLEASNWYASPEEFASVYEDAGFGEIDARLIERPTVIDHGVAEWVTTFRRGWLDRAAVPEDERAEIGAAVADRIGSNIADYVRLRFIMRKPN, via the coding sequence GTGAGCCCGGCTGCCGCCTCGACCAGCAAATGGGATGCGCGAGATTATGCCCGCGTCGGCAGCTTCGTCGCCGAGCTCGGTGGGGCGGCGTTGGACCTGCTCGACCCGCAGCCCGGCGAGCGGATCCTGGACATCGGCTGCGGCGACGGGACCTTGACGCGCAAGATCATCGAGCGCGGCGCCAGCGTTCTGGGGATCGACAATTCCGAAGAGATGATCGCTGCGGCGCGCGACAAGGGCGTCGACGCCGTCCTGCTCGCCGCCGAAAACATGCAGTTCCTCGCCGACTTCGATGCAGCCTTCTCCAACGCCACCCTTCACTGGGTGCTCGATAAGGAGCAGGCCGCGCGGGCGATCTTCCGCGCGCTCAAGGCTGGCGGCCGCTTCGCGGGGGAAACGGGGGGGGAGGGCAACCTCAGGAAGTTGCGCGACGCACTCGATGAGGAGCTTGTCATCCGCGGCTATGTGCCGCCGCTCGAGGCAAGCAACTGGTATGCCTCGCCTGAAGAATTCGCGTCAGTCTACGAAGATGCTGGCTTCGGCGAGATCGACGCCCGCCTGATCGAGCGTCCGACGGTGATCGACCATGGCGTCGCCGAATGGGTGACGACCTTCCGCCGCGGTTGGCTCGACCGTGCCGCCGTCCCTGAAGACGAACGTGCGGAAATCGGCGCTGCCGTCGCCGACCGGATCGGCTCGAACATCGCGGATTATGTCCGCCTCCGCTTCATCATGAGAAAGCCCAACTGA
- the ispH gene encoding 4-hydroxy-3-methylbut-2-enyl diphosphate reductase produces the protein MLNRSPLKVLIAAPRGFCAGVDRAIQIVELALERFGAPVYVRHEIVHNRFVVERLRELGAVFVTELDEVPDDRPVVFSAHGVPKTVPAQARDRGLSFVDATCPLVSKVHRQAERLIEDGRHILFIGHGGHPEVIGTFGQVPEGSMTLVETAEDVDRLAVPDEANLAFLTQTTLSVDDTAAIVDALTRRFPDIRAPRSEDICYATSNRQAAVKAIAPECDRMLVIGSPKSSNSLRLVEVAERLGIPARLIERASEIDWDWIGEPRTLGLTAGASAPELLVKEVLAALSERFEVTEEIADHTPERMVFKLPRELVA, from the coding sequence ATGCTTAACCGTTCTCCCCTGAAAGTGCTGATCGCGGCGCCGCGCGGCTTTTGCGCCGGCGTCGACCGTGCGATCCAGATCGTGGAGCTTGCGCTCGAGCGGTTCGGCGCGCCCGTCTATGTGCGGCACGAGATCGTTCACAATCGCTTCGTCGTCGAGCGGCTGCGCGAACTCGGCGCCGTCTTTGTCACTGAGCTGGACGAAGTGCCGGACGACCGCCCGGTAGTTTTCTCCGCGCACGGCGTTCCGAAGACGGTTCCGGCGCAGGCACGCGACAGGGGCCTGTCCTTCGTCGACGCAACTTGCCCGCTCGTGTCGAAGGTGCACCGGCAGGCCGAGCGGCTGATCGAGGACGGACGCCACATCCTGTTCATCGGCCACGGCGGCCATCCTGAGGTCATCGGTACGTTCGGCCAGGTCCCGGAAGGATCGATGACGCTCGTCGAGACGGCTGAAGACGTCGACCGGCTCGCTGTCCCTGACGAGGCCAACCTCGCCTTCCTCACCCAGACGACCTTGTCCGTCGACGACACGGCCGCGATCGTCGACGCACTGACGCGGCGTTTCCCTGACATCCGTGCTCCGCGCAGCGAAGACATTTGCTACGCAACGTCGAACCGCCAGGCCGCCGTGAAAGCGATTGCGCCGGAATGCGACCGGATGCTGGTGATCGGCTCGCCCAAGAGCAGCAACTCGCTGCGCCTGGTCGAGGTGGCCGAACGGCTCGGAATCCCGGCGCGCCTGATTGAGCGTGCCTCGGAGATCGACTGGGACTGGATCGGCGAGCCGCGCACCCTGGGCCTGACCGCCGGCGCTTCCGCACCCGAATTGCTGGTCAAGGAGGTCCTCGCCGCCTTGTCGGAGCGGTTCGAGGTCACTGAGGAAATCGCCGACCACACGCCCGAGCGCATGGTCTTCAAGCTGCCGCGCGAGCTCGTCGCCTGA